Proteins from one Phytoactinopolyspora mesophila genomic window:
- a CDS encoding isoprenyl transferase yields MTKRYDTPPPHPSGATPPPIPRELVPKHVAIVMDGNGRWANQRGLPRTKGHEAGEAALLDVIHGAIEMGIGCLSAYAFSTENWRRSPDEVRFLMGFNRDVIHRRRDELDALGVRIRWAGRRPRLWKSVIDELAYAERRTKKNDVITLQFCVNYGGRAELGDAAAALAADVAAGRVNPKRVNEKTLARYLYNPDLPDADLFVRSSGEQRTSNFMLWQAAYAEMVFLDTLWPEFDRRDLWRAVEIYARRDRRYGGADPAAPAV; encoded by the coding sequence ATGACGAAGCGGTATGACACGCCGCCGCCACATCCGTCCGGCGCCACCCCGCCGCCCATCCCGCGGGAGCTGGTGCCCAAACATGTGGCCATCGTCATGGATGGGAACGGACGCTGGGCCAACCAACGCGGCCTGCCCCGCACCAAGGGCCATGAGGCGGGTGAGGCGGCGCTGCTGGACGTGATCCACGGTGCCATCGAGATGGGGATCGGCTGCCTGTCGGCGTACGCGTTCTCCACCGAGAACTGGCGCCGTTCGCCGGACGAGGTCCGCTTCCTGATGGGATTCAACCGCGACGTCATTCATCGTCGCCGGGACGAGCTCGACGCGTTGGGCGTGCGGATCCGCTGGGCCGGGCGTCGTCCCCGGTTGTGGAAGAGTGTGATCGACGAGCTTGCCTATGCCGAGCGTCGTACCAAGAAGAACGACGTCATCACACTGCAGTTCTGTGTGAACTACGGCGGCCGTGCCGAGCTCGGCGACGCCGCGGCGGCGCTGGCAGCTGACGTCGCGGCCGGCCGGGTGAACCCGAAGCGAGTCAACGAGAAGACGCTGGCCCGCTATCTCTACAACCCCGACTTGCCTGATGCCGACCTGTTCGTGCGTTCGTCGGGGGAGCAGCGTACGTCTAACTTCATGTTGTGGCAGGCGGCATACGCCGAGATGGTCTTCCTCGACACATTGTGGCCGGAATTCGACCGCCGTGACCTGTGGCGGGCGGTCGAGATCTACGCCCGGCGAGACCGCCGCTACGGAGGTGCCGACCCCGCAGCCCCGGCCGTGTGA
- the recO gene encoding DNA repair protein RecO has protein sequence MSLYRDEGVVLRTQKLGEADRIVTLLTRGNGRIRAVAKGVRRTSSRFGARLEPFMHVDVQFATGRSLDVVTQVETLAPLGTTICADYSCYTAGTAILETAERLSAEEREPAIQQYQLLVGALRALANGDHDSGLVLDAYLLRGLAIAGFAPSFTDCARCSSAGPHRLFSVQAGGTVCPSCRPSGTVAPSADTMALLGALLAGDWSVADASENRARREASGITAAFLQWHLERGLRSLPLVERVYREKNVVDAQQLEQHDEAV, from the coding sequence GTGAGTCTCTATCGCGACGAAGGGGTTGTGCTGCGCACCCAGAAGCTGGGTGAAGCCGACCGGATCGTCACGTTGCTCACCCGTGGCAACGGCCGGATCCGGGCCGTCGCCAAAGGGGTGCGCCGCACCAGCAGCCGCTTCGGCGCGCGGCTGGAGCCGTTCATGCACGTCGACGTCCAATTCGCCACCGGACGCAGCCTGGATGTCGTGACCCAGGTAGAGACTCTGGCCCCGCTAGGGACAACCATCTGTGCCGACTATTCGTGTTACACCGCCGGCACCGCGATCCTCGAGACGGCGGAGCGGCTGAGCGCGGAAGAACGTGAACCGGCCATCCAGCAGTATCAGCTGCTCGTGGGTGCGTTGCGCGCGCTGGCCAACGGCGATCACGACTCCGGCCTGGTTCTTGACGCCTATTTGTTGCGTGGGCTGGCCATCGCTGGGTTCGCACCGAGCTTCACCGACTGTGCGCGCTGCAGCTCTGCCGGGCCACATCGGTTGTTCTCCGTGCAGGCCGGTGGCACGGTCTGCCCGTCGTGCCGGCCGTCTGGCACCGTCGCGCCGTCGGCGGACACCATGGCCTTGCTGGGGGCGTTGCTGGCGGGTGACTGGTCCGTCGCCGACGCCAGCGAGAACCGTGCTCGGAGGGAGGCCAGCGGCATCACCGCCGCCTTTCTACAGTGGCACCTGGAGCGAGGGTTGCGTTCGCTGCCCCTGGTCGAGCGGGTGTATCGGGAGAAGAACGTGGTGGACGCCCAACAGTTGGAGCAGCATGACGAAGCGGTATGA
- a CDS encoding type II toxin-antitoxin system VapC family toxin translates to MTEATSDHSVVLDTHVLVWLVAGESRLPRAVRQAIENASYGAGVNVSAISLWEIAMLVAKERLQLRRDVGEWIGLVAANPALTVVPLAPEIAVASTRLPGEIHRDPADRIIIATTRTLNSTLVTADGALLDYGAAGHVRTMHALVGGDTHADPTE, encoded by the coding sequence ATGACGGAGGCGACCAGCGACCACAGCGTCGTCTTGGACACACACGTCCTGGTGTGGTTGGTGGCTGGCGAATCTCGCTTGCCTCGCGCTGTGCGGCAGGCAATCGAAAACGCGTCTTACGGCGCTGGAGTCAACGTCAGCGCGATCTCGTTGTGGGAGATCGCTATGCTCGTCGCCAAGGAGCGGCTTCAGCTCCGGCGTGACGTAGGTGAATGGATCGGCCTGGTGGCGGCAAACCCAGCGCTGACGGTTGTTCCGCTGGCGCCGGAGATCGCCGTCGCGAGTACGCGGCTGCCTGGCGAAATCCATCGTGACCCTGCTGACCGCATCATCATTGCCACAACTCGCACGCTGAATTCGACGCTCGTCACTGCGGACGGCGCGCTGCTCGACTACGGTGCGGCCGGCCATGTGCGGACGATGCATGCTCTCGTCGGCGGAGACACGCACGCAGACCCGACGGAGTGA
- a CDS encoding acetamidase/formamidase family protein, translating to MAVHEIRIDRTKSLQEEPHTGHNRWHPDIPPILRCEPGDEVILETRDAFDGQFSPDDAGAAAVERADLSVVHPLTGPIYVEDAEPGDVLEVEILEVEPDSYGYTVEVPGFGFLRDEFPEPFKVNWDLADGWATSGDLPGVRIPGSPFMGTIGLTPGHDLLAATTAREQAVADRAGLALPPSAEGAVPTDPHVAQTALRTVPPREQAGNVDIKQLGAGTLLLIPVDTPGALFSAGDAHFAQGDCETCGTAIEMNATLRVRFGLRKGEASAKGIRDLRFARDDYYLPPEYAVPRRFFATTGISVTKDGQNRGEDATLAARNALLNMIDHLGDRGWTRQQAYAICSVAVDLKISQLVDVPNMLVSAFLPEDIFVS from the coding sequence ATGGCTGTACACGAGATCCGCATCGACCGCACCAAATCCCTCCAGGAAGAACCCCACACCGGCCACAACCGCTGGCACCCGGATATCCCACCGATCCTCCGCTGCGAACCAGGAGACGAGGTCATCCTCGAGACCCGCGATGCGTTCGACGGCCAGTTCAGCCCCGACGACGCCGGCGCCGCCGCCGTCGAAAGAGCCGACCTGAGTGTCGTTCATCCACTGACCGGCCCCATCTACGTCGAGGATGCCGAGCCCGGCGATGTGCTGGAAGTCGAGATTCTCGAGGTCGAACCCGACTCCTACGGCTACACGGTCGAGGTTCCCGGATTCGGCTTCTTGCGCGACGAGTTCCCCGAACCGTTCAAAGTCAATTGGGATCTCGCCGACGGCTGGGCCACGTCCGGCGACCTTCCAGGTGTCCGGATCCCCGGATCGCCGTTCATGGGCACCATCGGGCTCACGCCAGGACACGACCTCCTCGCCGCGACCACGGCCCGCGAACAGGCCGTCGCCGACCGCGCCGGCCTCGCCCTGCCCCCGTCTGCCGAAGGGGCGGTTCCGACCGATCCCCACGTCGCCCAAACAGCCCTGCGGACCGTGCCGCCGCGCGAACAGGCCGGCAACGTCGACATCAAACAACTCGGTGCGGGCACCCTGCTGCTCATTCCGGTCGACACACCGGGTGCGCTGTTCTCGGCCGGCGACGCGCACTTCGCCCAAGGCGACTGCGAGACGTGCGGCACTGCGATCGAGATGAACGCGACCCTCCGGGTCCGTTTCGGGCTACGCAAGGGCGAAGCCTCCGCGAAGGGCATTCGCGACCTTCGCTTCGCACGTGACGACTACTACCTGCCGCCCGAGTACGCCGTGCCGCGCCGGTTCTTCGCCACCACCGGCATCTCGGTGACGAAGGACGGGCAGAACCGCGGCGAGGACGCGACGCTCGCCGCCCGCAACGCGCTGCTGAACATGATCGACCACCTCGGCGACCGTGGCTGGACCCGGCAACAGGCCTACGCGATCTGCAGCGTCGCGGTCGATCTCAAGATCAGCCAGCTGGTAGACGTCCCGAACATGCTGGTATCGGCATTTCTTCCGGAAGACATCTTCGTGAGCTGA
- a CDS encoding carboxymuconolactone decarboxylase family protein yields MSRIPRPAPDELDDEQRRLHASITSGSRSSGPRLFRLADDEGRLEGPFNAMLLNPAIGDPLQQVGVALRYQGRLSDRSREIAVLAVAAHWQSAFEQRAHEAVGAHAGLTDAELKALRAQGPLDLDDPEESAVLLITRHVLRHRDLDDERYRDVSATLGADKLFELTTLIGYYSTLALQMRVFAVE; encoded by the coding sequence ATGAGTCGAATCCCCCGTCCGGCGCCTGACGAACTCGATGACGAGCAGCGGCGGCTGCATGCGTCGATCACGTCCGGGAGCCGGTCCAGCGGGCCACGCCTGTTTCGGCTTGCCGACGACGAAGGCCGGCTCGAGGGACCGTTCAACGCCATGCTGCTCAACCCGGCCATCGGAGACCCACTCCAGCAGGTCGGTGTGGCGCTCCGGTACCAGGGACGGCTCTCCGACCGTAGCCGTGAGATCGCCGTCCTCGCCGTCGCCGCGCATTGGCAGTCGGCTTTCGAGCAGCGGGCACACGAGGCCGTCGGCGCTCACGCCGGGCTCACCGATGCCGAACTGAAGGCCCTGCGTGCGCAGGGCCCGCTGGATCTCGACGATCCGGAGGAATCGGCGGTTCTGCTGATCACGCGGCACGTGCTACGGCATCGGGATCTCGACGACGAGCGCTACCGTGACGTCTCCGCGACCCTCGGAGCGGACAAACTCTTCGAGCTCACCACACTCATCGGCTACTACTCCACGTTAGCGCTGCAGATGCGTGTCTTCGCCGTCGAGTAA
- a CDS encoding cyclic nucleotide-binding domain-containing protein: MAPTSLSATATSLSWIPSEAVTGAARRAFDVGFAHYDAPPPDVIDDLDELRAADGFRFANVLSVRAGIVDGQVSEAGYADGSGVVMGSTTVRLGRLGATFAAVALPVIQREPEYRDDGTVRLVQTCGGRTALPMPRQVPHAPFVKMQAPWVWTTLALVLRPDGTAEVELAGASPFPRHWVYDATGALALKSGLTNYAGWVAHSFGARTPWGDEDSPALVTASESASERVLSRMLMTGAKKPKVISLAAGDTLTKQGMPGDELYLLLDGVLAVDVDGARLAELGPGAVLGERAVLEGGRRTSTLTAVTQARVAVAPAEAIDRDRLAELASSHRREEQTPEAELA, translated from the coding sequence ATGGCACCTACCTCCCTGAGTGCGACCGCTACATCGCTGTCGTGGATCCCGTCCGAGGCCGTCACCGGCGCGGCCAGAAGGGCCTTCGACGTCGGCTTCGCGCATTACGATGCGCCACCGCCGGACGTCATCGACGATCTGGACGAGTTGCGCGCGGCTGACGGCTTCCGGTTCGCGAATGTGCTTTCCGTCCGGGCCGGGATTGTCGACGGTCAAGTGTCCGAGGCCGGCTACGCGGACGGCTCCGGCGTCGTCATGGGGTCAACGACCGTCCGGCTGGGGCGGCTCGGCGCCACCTTTGCCGCCGTTGCGCTGCCCGTCATCCAGCGAGAACCCGAGTATCGCGACGACGGCACCGTCCGGCTCGTGCAGACCTGCGGCGGCCGGACAGCTCTGCCGATGCCACGGCAGGTACCCCACGCACCATTCGTCAAGATGCAGGCTCCGTGGGTATGGACCACCCTCGCGCTTGTGCTGCGCCCGGACGGTACCGCGGAGGTGGAGCTCGCGGGCGCGAGCCCCTTCCCCCGGCACTGGGTCTACGACGCGACCGGCGCACTTGCGCTCAAGTCCGGCCTCACCAACTACGCCGGCTGGGTGGCGCACTCGTTCGGCGCACGTACCCCGTGGGGCGACGAGGATTCGCCCGCCTTGGTCACGGCCAGCGAGAGCGCGAGCGAACGGGTTTTGTCCAGGATGCTGATGACCGGCGCGAAGAAGCCCAAGGTCATCAGTCTGGCCGCCGGCGATACGCTGACCAAGCAAGGCATGCCGGGCGACGAGCTCTACCTGTTGCTCGATGGGGTGCTCGCCGTCGACGTGGACGGCGCACGTCTCGCCGAACTCGGTCCAGGTGCCGTCCTCGGTGAACGTGCTGTGCTCGAAGGCGGGCGCCGCACGTCGACGTTGACCGCCGTCACCCAGGCTCGGGTTGCTGTGGCGCCTGCCGAGGCCATCGACCGGGACCGTCTCGCCGAGCTCGCTTCGTCCCATCGTCGCGAGGAGCAGACACCCGAGGCGGAGCTCGCGTGA
- a CDS encoding Rrf2 family transcriptional regulator yields MRMSEGVEWALHTCLNLSWVESGEAVPTARLAEFYGLPAAYLNKQLQALARAGILSSTTGPRGGFRLARSPEKVTLLDVVTAIEGAEEAFRCDQILRHGPGGRQDVDYRQACVISQGMRKAELAWRTELAAQSLADIRATVERRQPSAPGQARSRLAAGAA; encoded by the coding sequence ATGCGGATGAGTGAAGGCGTCGAGTGGGCGTTGCATACGTGCCTGAATCTCTCGTGGGTCGAATCGGGGGAGGCAGTGCCCACGGCTCGCCTGGCGGAGTTCTACGGGCTGCCGGCGGCATATCTCAACAAGCAACTGCAAGCGTTGGCCCGGGCCGGCATCCTGTCGTCCACCACTGGCCCCCGTGGCGGGTTCCGCCTGGCGCGTAGCCCGGAGAAGGTCACGCTGCTGGATGTGGTGACCGCGATCGAAGGGGCCGAGGAGGCGTTTCGCTGTGACCAGATCCTGCGGCACGGCCCAGGAGGTCGCCAGGACGTGGATTATCGCCAGGCATGTGTGATCTCGCAGGGTATGCGTAAGGCTGAGCTCGCCTGGAGGACCGAGTTGGCGGCGCAGAGCCTGGCCGACATCCGCGCGACGGTGGAGCGACGGCAGCCGTCGGCGCCCGGGCAAGCCCGAAGTCGGCTCGCGGCCGGAGCGGCCTGA
- the dacB gene encoding D-alanyl-D-alanine carboxypeptidase/D-alanyl-D-alanine endopeptidase: protein MHGRTRNVIATLAAGGLVAAFNVVPSALPATDSKDELAPAVQDLAADIDEILADPRMDGSQASVVVADAASGEVLYERNGENRLMPASNQKIVTSAAAMDVLGPDYTFTTTVETDARHTGRILAGDLYLRGTGDPTMLVEDYEALADEIADAGIQRVHGGVVADDTWFDDVRLGLGWDWDDEPFYYSAQISALTAAPDTDYDAGTVIIEVDPGRRVGDAPQVTMTPENEYVEIVNDATTTEAGTGRSLSIDRERGGNTIRISGTIATDGSGSRVWRTVWEPTDFAAHLFLAALEDRGVHVREGISRGSTPGDARVLAAHESMSLSELLIPFMKLSNNGHAEVLMKAMGRETAGAGTWAAGREAVRESLRGWDVEPGNMAIADGSGLGRRNWIPANELITLLRSIQDETWYDQWYESMPVAGIEERLVGGTLRSRMSGTAAEGNAVGKTGTLTGATGLSGYVTTADGDELVYSILLNYYLSGKPSDLEDQIVVRLAEHSADGESPMGTFSVPEPPAEMPDDLECSWTKAC, encoded by the coding sequence ATGCACGGTCGAACCCGGAACGTGATCGCTACCTTAGCCGCCGGTGGGCTGGTGGCGGCCTTCAACGTCGTTCCGTCCGCGTTGCCAGCAACGGACAGCAAAGACGAACTTGCCCCCGCCGTGCAGGATCTGGCCGCCGATATCGACGAGATCCTCGCTGATCCACGCATGGACGGCAGTCAGGCGTCCGTCGTGGTCGCCGACGCTGCGAGCGGTGAGGTGCTCTATGAGCGCAACGGCGAAAACCGGCTGATGCCCGCATCGAATCAGAAGATCGTGACGTCGGCGGCAGCCATGGACGTCCTCGGGCCCGACTACACCTTCACCACTACTGTTGAGACCGATGCCCGGCACACCGGGCGAATCCTCGCCGGTGACCTTTACCTGCGCGGCACCGGCGATCCGACCATGCTCGTCGAGGACTACGAGGCGTTGGCGGACGAGATCGCCGACGCCGGCATTCAACGTGTACATGGGGGTGTGGTCGCTGACGACACGTGGTTCGACGACGTTCGGCTCGGCCTCGGCTGGGACTGGGACGATGAGCCGTTCTATTACTCGGCGCAGATCTCCGCGCTGACCGCGGCGCCGGACACCGACTACGACGCCGGCACGGTCATCATCGAGGTGGATCCAGGCAGGCGGGTGGGCGACGCGCCCCAGGTCACCATGACTCCGGAGAACGAGTACGTGGAGATCGTCAACGACGCCACGACCACCGAGGCAGGTACTGGGCGGTCGCTCTCCATCGACCGGGAGCGGGGCGGCAACACGATCCGCATCAGCGGCACCATCGCAACCGATGGTTCGGGAAGCCGGGTGTGGCGGACTGTCTGGGAGCCGACCGACTTCGCGGCGCACCTGTTCCTGGCGGCACTGGAAGACCGTGGCGTGCACGTCCGGGAAGGCATCTCTCGCGGCAGCACTCCGGGCGACGCCCGTGTTCTTGCCGCGCACGAGTCCATGTCGTTGAGCGAACTGCTCATCCCCTTCATGAAGCTCAGCAACAACGGCCATGCCGAAGTGCTGATGAAAGCCATGGGCAGGGAAACAGCCGGCGCCGGAACCTGGGCGGCCGGGCGGGAAGCCGTGCGGGAGTCGCTGCGGGGCTGGGATGTCGAGCCGGGCAACATGGCGATTGCCGACGGTTCGGGTCTGGGGCGCCGCAACTGGATCCCGGCCAACGAGCTCATCACCCTGTTGCGCAGCATCCAGGACGAGACGTGGTACGACCAGTGGTACGAGTCGATGCCGGTGGCCGGAATCGAAGAGCGACTGGTCGGAGGTACGCTGCGGTCCCGGATGTCGGGGACAGCCGCTGAAGGCAACGCTGTGGGCAAGACCGGAACGCTCACCGGCGCGACCGGGCTCTCAGGGTACGTCACCACGGCCGACGGTGACGAACTCGTCTACTCGATACTGCTCAACTACTACCTGAGCGGCAAGCCCAGCGACCTGGAGGACCAGATCGTGGTGCGCCTGGCCGAACATTCGGCCGACGGTGAATCGCCGATGGGGACGTTCAGCGTTCCGGAACCACCCGCCGAGATGCCGGACGATCTCGAATGTTCCTGGACGAAGGCCTGCTGA
- a CDS encoding RidA family protein produces the protein MTHAIINPAGLHDPAGFGYSHLATTENLVFVAGQYASDARGEVTSTAFAEQVEQALANLRIALAGAGLDYSHVVQLRTFVVDHDADKLRELAAQVGRIWGGQPPTQTLIGVAALALPGMLFEVDAVAVRV, from the coding sequence ATGACACACGCGATCATCAACCCGGCCGGACTTCACGACCCGGCCGGCTTCGGCTACAGCCATCTCGCCACTACGGAGAACCTAGTGTTCGTCGCGGGACAGTACGCCTCTGACGCGCGGGGTGAGGTCACGTCGACCGCCTTCGCCGAGCAGGTAGAGCAAGCCCTGGCCAACCTGCGAATCGCGTTGGCCGGCGCCGGCCTGGACTACAGCCACGTTGTCCAGCTACGTACCTTTGTCGTGGACCATGACGCCGACAAGCTCCGGGAGCTGGCGGCCCAGGTCGGCCGTATCTGGGGTGGGCAGCCGCCCACCCAGACGCTCATCGGGGTCGCGGCGCTGGCGCTACCGGGTATGTTGTTCGAGGTGGATGCCGTCGCTGTCCGGGTTTGA
- a CDS encoding type II toxin-antitoxin system Phd/YefM family antitoxin encodes MAETKAVKMAAGQFKAVCLRVLDEVAETGMPVTITKRGRPVARLVPVAPPAPLFGSLAGTVDTYGDLISPVEEDWDAVR; translated from the coding sequence ATGGCAGAGACGAAGGCAGTCAAGATGGCCGCCGGTCAGTTCAAGGCGGTATGCCTCCGAGTGCTTGATGAGGTTGCGGAAACGGGTATGCCTGTCACCATCACCAAGCGGGGACGGCCGGTGGCCCGGCTCGTTCCGGTGGCGCCACCGGCGCCGCTGTTCGGGTCCCTGGCTGGCACCGTTGACACCTACGGTGACCTGATCAGCCCAGTTGAGGAGGATTGGGACGCCGTTCGATGA
- a CDS encoding MFS transporter, producing the protein MGMDERLQVADGEPPESPTGPRSGRSPERASYRSWLAVWAVTLGIFSLMTSELLPVGLLSPVAAELGVSEGIAGLMVTVPGLVAAVAAPVIAVTAGRIDRRVLLAALLVLLAVGNLGSAVGSDLAVVLAARFVVGVSIGGFWAIAGGLAVRLVPAEQVGRATAVIFGGVSTASVLGVPLGTLLGDTSSWRIAFTALGLLGLVALAGLLLLVPALPGAHELSFGELPRLLRGNVGVRLGVLMTFLLVTGHFIAYTFVRPILREGAGVEAGMVGVVLLAFGVAGVAGNFIAGAWAHHDVRRVVLVISTLLAAVMIMFAFVGQSATAAIALVGLWGLAFGGVSVSLQIWMLKAAPEATEVATSLFVAAFNLSIALGALVGGVVIDGTAVFGVVVCAAVLFVLTACAAGFLRAARMSS; encoded by the coding sequence ATGGGGATGGATGAACGCCTGCAGGTGGCTGACGGCGAGCCGCCGGAATCACCTACGGGTCCCCGTTCCGGCCGAAGCCCGGAGCGGGCGTCGTACCGGAGCTGGCTGGCGGTCTGGGCGGTGACGCTCGGCATCTTCTCGCTGATGACGTCGGAACTTCTGCCCGTCGGCCTTCTCTCGCCCGTGGCGGCAGAGCTGGGAGTCTCCGAAGGCATCGCCGGCTTGATGGTCACCGTCCCAGGGCTCGTGGCCGCCGTTGCCGCACCGGTGATAGCCGTCACCGCTGGGCGGATCGACCGACGTGTGTTGCTCGCTGCGCTTCTTGTTCTGCTGGCTGTCGGCAACCTCGGTAGTGCGGTGGGCTCGGACCTGGCCGTTGTGCTGGCGGCACGCTTCGTCGTCGGAGTCAGTATCGGCGGATTCTGGGCTATCGCGGGCGGCCTGGCCGTGCGACTGGTCCCGGCGGAGCAGGTGGGGCGCGCAACGGCGGTGATCTTCGGTGGCGTTTCGACCGCCTCGGTTCTAGGTGTTCCACTGGGGACTCTGCTCGGCGACACAAGTAGCTGGCGCATCGCGTTCACCGCGTTGGGCCTGCTGGGTCTCGTCGCACTTGCCGGCTTGCTTCTTTTGGTCCCGGCCCTCCCCGGCGCGCACGAGCTGAGCTTCGGCGAGCTGCCACGGCTGCTGCGCGGCAACGTCGGTGTCCGGCTCGGAGTGCTGATGACGTTCCTCCTCGTCACAGGGCATTTCATCGCCTATACGTTCGTGCGTCCGATCCTGCGCGAGGGGGCGGGTGTCGAGGCCGGCATGGTTGGTGTGGTCCTGCTCGCCTTCGGCGTCGCCGGCGTCGCGGGCAATTTCATCGCTGGTGCATGGGCGCATCACGACGTACGGCGCGTTGTGCTGGTGATCTCCACGCTGCTGGCCGCCGTCATGATCATGTTCGCATTCGTCGGTCAATCGGCGACGGCGGCGATCGCGCTCGTGGGTCTATGGGGGCTGGCCTTTGGCGGCGTCTCCGTGAGTCTGCAGATATGGATGCTGAAGGCCGCCCCGGAGGCCACCGAAGTGGCGACCTCGCTGTTCGTCGCTGCCTTCAACCTTTCCATCGCGCTGGGCGCATTAGTGGGCGGCGTCGTCATCGATGGCACTGCCGTGTTCGGCGTGGTGGTCTGTGCCGCCGTCCTGTTTGTCCTAACCGCATGCGCGGCGGGGTTCCTCCGTGCGGCACGTATGTCCAGCTGA